In one window of Streptomyces roseofulvus DNA:
- a CDS encoding adenosylcobinamide amidohydrolase, with translation MTAVVEPTPPVLPAPPELWERDEDGQVLGALVWRHGPGWRAVSSAVLGGGIGERTWVMNVQVAHGYTRTDPEAHLAGLARRAGLHGSGVGLMTAAEVARSGAARDGGVDAVATAGIEVRGWAAAPGPDVPGPQAPGTINIVVTVPAPLTDAALVNAVATATEAKTQALLDAGHDCSGTPTDAVCVLALRPLPGGPAEPFAGPRSLWGARLARAVHAAVGAALPAPGVS, from the coding sequence GTGACCGCCGTGGTGGAACCGACCCCGCCGGTCCTGCCGGCCCCTCCGGAGCTGTGGGAGCGGGACGAGGACGGCCAGGTGCTCGGGGCGTTGGTCTGGCGGCACGGTCCCGGCTGGCGGGCCGTCAGCAGCGCGGTGCTCGGCGGCGGGATCGGCGAGCGGACCTGGGTGATGAACGTCCAGGTCGCCCACGGCTACACCCGCACCGACCCCGAGGCGCACCTCGCGGGGCTCGCCCGGCGGGCCGGCCTCCACGGCTCCGGGGTGGGCCTGATGACCGCCGCCGAGGTCGCCCGCAGCGGAGCCGCCCGCGACGGCGGCGTCGACGCGGTGGCCACCGCCGGGATCGAGGTCCGGGGCTGGGCGGCGGCACCGGGCCCGGACGTGCCGGGACCCCAGGCCCCCGGCACCATCAACATCGTCGTCACCGTGCCCGCGCCGCTCACCGACGCCGCGCTCGTCAACGCCGTGGCGACCGCCACCGAGGCCAAGACGCAGGCGCTCCTCGACGCGGGCCACGACTGCTCGGGCACCCCGACGGACGCTGTCTGCGTCCTTGCCCTCCGTCCCCTGCCCGGCGGTCCCGCCGAGCCCTTCGCCGGCCCGCGCTCGCTGTGGGGCGCCCGCCTGGCGCGGGCCGTCCACGCGGCGGTCGGCGCCGCGCTGCCCGCGCCCGGTGTCAGCTGA
- a CDS encoding APC family permease, translating into MASMDVPADLPKPRVEARPVAPPTITWVTLALMTTASVASLRAAPTMAVYGLACVFLYLVPAIVFLLPTALVSAELASGWSGGVYRWVAEGLSKPLGFLAVWCQFAMTIFYYPSLLAFVASTIAFVIDPSLASNGVYTAIVIMVLYWTGVWVSSRGTKALAGLSSWGLIIGTLVPGTILVVLGMVFLGQGNPSAAPMDASHLLPQWTGLASLVLIVNNFLSYSGMEMNAVHVSSLKDPAKEYPKSMFLAMGLVLLIFILPALAISWVVPADQLSLTAGVMQAFDAFFSYFHVGWMTPIAAVMLISASLGGMLTWLAGPSKGLLEISRSEGYLPPFLQKLNKFGIQQNILVTQGVVTSVIALGYALIPNVSSVYWIFSTITTQVYLIVYLLMFVAAMRLRKLQPDHPRGYRAPALGLICSVGLLASLAALFIGFVPPSQFGSGSVLSYVAIVGGGLVILGLLIPWTFLKLRKPSWRTAEAAAPNEGDAA; encoded by the coding sequence ATGGCATCGATGGACGTCCCGGCCGATCTGCCGAAACCCCGCGTGGAGGCACGGCCGGTCGCTCCGCCCACGATCACCTGGGTGACGCTGGCCCTGATGACGACCGCCTCGGTGGCGAGCCTGCGCGCCGCGCCGACGATGGCCGTCTACGGCCTGGCCTGCGTCTTCCTCTATCTGGTGCCCGCCATCGTGTTCCTGCTGCCGACGGCCCTGGTCTCCGCCGAGCTGGCCTCCGGCTGGTCGGGCGGTGTGTACCGGTGGGTGGCGGAGGGGCTGTCGAAGCCGCTGGGCTTCCTCGCCGTGTGGTGCCAGTTCGCGATGACGATCTTCTACTATCCGAGCCTGCTGGCCTTCGTGGCCTCGACGATCGCCTTCGTGATCGATCCCTCGCTCGCGTCGAACGGCGTCTACACCGCGATCGTCATCATGGTCCTGTACTGGACCGGCGTCTGGGTCTCCTCGCGCGGCACCAAGGCCCTCGCCGGGCTGTCGTCCTGGGGCCTGATCATCGGCACGCTGGTGCCCGGCACCATCCTCGTCGTGCTCGGCATGGTCTTCCTCGGCCAGGGCAACCCGTCGGCGGCGCCGATGGACGCGAGCCATCTGCTGCCGCAGTGGACCGGTCTCGCGAGCCTCGTCCTGATCGTCAACAACTTCCTGTCGTACTCGGGCATGGAGATGAACGCGGTGCACGTCTCCTCGCTGAAGGACCCGGCGAAGGAGTACCCGAAGTCGATGTTCCTGGCGATGGGCCTGGTGCTGCTGATCTTCATCCTGCCGGCGCTGGCGATCAGCTGGGTCGTCCCGGCGGACCAGCTGAGCCTCACGGCCGGCGTGATGCAGGCGTTCGACGCCTTCTTCTCGTACTTCCACGTCGGGTGGATGACACCGATCGCGGCCGTCATGCTGATCTCCGCCTCGCTCGGCGGCATGCTGACCTGGCTGGCCGGCCCGTCCAAGGGCCTCCTGGAGATCTCCCGCAGCGAGGGCTATCTGCCGCCGTTCCTGCAGAAGCTCAACAAGTTCGGCATCCAGCAGAACATCCTCGTCACCCAGGGCGTCGTCACCTCGGTCATCGCCCTCGGGTACGCGCTGATCCCGAACGTCTCCAGCGTGTACTGGATCTTCTCGACCATCACCACGCAGGTCTACCTCATCGTCTACCTGCTGATGTTCGTCGCGGCGATGCGGCTGCGGAAGCTCCAGCCGGACCACCCGCGCGGCTACCGGGCGCCCGCCCTCGGTCTGATCTGCTCGGTCGGGCTGCTGGCCTCGCTCGCGGCCCTGTTCATCGGCTTCGTCCCGCCCTCGCAGTTCGGCAGCGGCAGCGTGCTGTCGTACGTCGCCATCGTCGGCGGCGGTCTGGTGATCCTCGGACTGCTCATCCCCTGGACGTTCCTGAAGCTGCGCAAGCCCAGCTGGCGCACGGCCGAGGCCGCCGCCCCGAACGAGGGAGACGCCGCATGA
- a CDS encoding threonine/serine exporter family protein, which produces MARPEGEPAEAETAEDRAEAVTGFLVRLTGLLLRTSGEGAELIAREVAAAGRALGAEVSVLLVMDAVTLTVAVPGGRARTVIVHAAPEVARLDRIAALKPLVADVCAGRAGAAEASARLDRIEASPAPYPWWLKLLGIVLFSLGFAPLMQPTWYELGTTAVLATLAAGLAVASDRVPRLARVLPLVASVSVSVVTVGLFAGDPAHGGPVLLMLPALFFFVPGDYLSAAAAELGAGLVSTGAIRLVYAAFLLVQLCVGVLLGVYVTGTPTEALFDTAAEADLPRWALFASWTVFTAGTLLAFAIPRRFFWPLLALVYLTVGVQSAATVLIGETGGTFVAAAVLAAAATLLSRGPERPPRLLLVLPGFFTLTVGSLGMRGLTTLVGGHVVDGFTDLLELVLVVTAIAVGLVLGATLVPERGPASGRPRTGP; this is translated from the coding sequence GTGGCGCGACCCGAGGGGGAACCGGCGGAGGCGGAGACCGCGGAGGACCGCGCCGAGGCGGTCACCGGCTTCCTGGTACGGCTCACCGGACTGCTGCTGCGCACCTCGGGCGAGGGCGCCGAGCTGATCGCGCGCGAGGTCGCGGCGGCCGGACGCGCCCTCGGTGCCGAGGTGTCCGTGCTGCTCGTCATGGACGCCGTCACCCTGACCGTCGCCGTCCCGGGCGGCCGGGCGCGGACCGTGATCGTGCACGCCGCCCCCGAGGTGGCCCGGCTGGACCGGATCGCGGCGCTCAAGCCGCTGGTGGCAGACGTGTGCGCCGGGCGGGCCGGAGCGGCGGAGGCGAGCGCCCGGCTGGACCGGATCGAGGCGTCCCCGGCCCCCTACCCGTGGTGGCTGAAGCTGCTCGGGATCGTGCTCTTCTCGCTGGGCTTCGCCCCGCTGATGCAGCCCACCTGGTACGAGCTCGGCACCACGGCCGTCCTCGCGACGCTCGCCGCGGGCCTCGCGGTGGCGTCCGACCGGGTGCCGCGGCTCGCCCGGGTGCTGCCGCTGGTCGCCTCGGTGAGCGTCTCCGTCGTCACGGTCGGGCTGTTCGCCGGCGACCCGGCGCACGGCGGCCCGGTCCTGCTGATGCTGCCCGCGCTGTTCTTCTTCGTGCCCGGCGACTACCTGAGCGCCGCCGCCGCCGAACTCGGCGCCGGGCTCGTCTCCACCGGCGCGATCCGGCTGGTGTACGCGGCCTTCCTGCTGGTCCAGCTGTGCGTCGGGGTGCTGCTCGGGGTGTACGTCACCGGCACCCCCACCGAGGCGCTCTTCGACACGGCGGCCGAGGCCGACCTGCCGCGCTGGGCGCTCTTCGCCTCGTGGACGGTCTTCACCGCCGGGACCCTGCTCGCCTTCGCGATCCCCCGCCGCTTCTTCTGGCCCCTGCTGGCGCTCGTCTACCTGACGGTCGGGGTGCAGTCCGCGGCCACCGTGCTGATCGGGGAGACCGGCGGCACCTTCGTCGCGGCGGCGGTGCTCGCGGCAGCGGCGACCCTGCTGTCCCGGGGCCCGGAGCGGCCGCCCCGGCTGCTCCTCGTGCTGCCCGGCTTCTTCACGCTCACCGTCGGCTCGCTCGGCATGCGGGGTCTGACCACGCTGGTCGGCGGGCACGTCGTGGACGGCTTCACGGACCTGCTGGAGCTCGTCCTCGTCGTCACCGCCATCGCGGTGGGCCTGGTCCTCGGCGCCACCCTCGTGCCGGAACGGGGTCCGGCCTCCGGTCGGCCTCGGACCGGCCCGTAG
- a CDS encoding DUF742 domain-containing protein, whose amino-acid sequence MSRLRPGRDDSPDRLYTLTGGRSRTGSTAFDVVTLVVAESDPVPGMQSEHAAILRMCRFPTAVVEVAAGLGLPVSITRILLADLHDTGRISARHPRPTSSYRLPDHDILEQVLVGLRNL is encoded by the coding sequence ATGAGCCGCCTCAGGCCGGGTCGCGACGACTCCCCCGACCGCCTCTACACGCTGACCGGCGGCCGCAGCCGCACCGGGTCCACCGCCTTCGACGTGGTGACGCTCGTCGTGGCCGAGAGCGATCCGGTGCCCGGCATGCAGTCCGAGCACGCCGCCATCCTGCGCATGTGCCGCTTCCCCACCGCCGTGGTGGAGGTCGCCGCCGGGCTCGGGCTGCCCGTGTCGATCACCAGGATCCTCCTGGCCGACCTGCACGACACCGGCCGGATCAGCGCCCGGCACCCGCGCCCCACCTCCTCGTACCGCCTTCCCGATCACGACATCCTGGAGCAGGTGCTCGTTGGACTCCGCAATCTCTGA
- a CDS encoding polysaccharide deacetylase family protein, producing MRRMGKYTAHVAVLASAVGISLAAWGATALVGDDGENAAAPGGGAAARPGVPAQRNAEPGRPAKPAVRVPEGIAHAAEAGGRAVNITIDDGPDPRWTPQVLDILKENDVKAVFCMIGPQAQQYPDLVKRVVAEGHRLCDHTMTHDTTMDRKPVAYQKRQILDARKLIEEAAGGVEVQYYRAPGGAFTPDSRKIAAAAGMRPLGWNVDTKDFERPGAAAIVATVKNELPNGPTILFHDGGGDRSQSVTALREVLPWLKEQGHTFSFPVRTAPDTP from the coding sequence ATGCGCCGGATGGGCAAGTACACCGCGCACGTGGCCGTGTTGGCGTCGGCGGTCGGCATCAGCCTGGCCGCCTGGGGGGCGACGGCGCTGGTGGGCGACGACGGCGAGAACGCCGCCGCCCCGGGCGGCGGGGCCGCGGCCCGGCCGGGTGTGCCGGCCCAGCGGAACGCGGAGCCGGGCCGGCCGGCGAAGCCCGCGGTCCGGGTCCCGGAGGGCATCGCGCACGCGGCCGAAGCGGGCGGACGGGCCGTCAACATCACCATCGACGACGGTCCCGACCCCCGGTGGACGCCGCAGGTGCTCGACATCCTGAAGGAGAACGACGTCAAGGCCGTCTTCTGCATGATCGGCCCGCAGGCGCAGCAGTACCCCGACCTGGTGAAGCGCGTGGTGGCCGAGGGGCACCGGCTGTGCGACCACACGATGACCCACGACACGACGATGGACCGCAAGCCCGTCGCGTACCAGAAGCGGCAGATCCTCGACGCGCGGAAGCTGATCGAGGAGGCCGCCGGCGGGGTGGAGGTGCAGTACTACCGGGCCCCGGGCGGGGCGTTCACCCCGGACAGCCGGAAGATAGCCGCGGCCGCCGGGATGCGGCCGCTGGGATGGAACGTGGACACCAAGGACTTCGAACGGCCCGGCGCCGCCGCCATCGTGGCGACCGTCAAGAACGAGCTGCCCAACGGGCCGACCATCCTCTTCCACGACGGCGGCGGCGACCGTTCGCAGAGCGTGACGGCGCTGCGCGAGGTGCTGCCCTGGCTGAAGGAGCAGGGCCACACCTTCAGCTTCCCGGTCCGCACGGCCCCGGACACCCCCTGA
- a CDS encoding roadblock/LC7 domain-containing protein, which produces MTGTTTDDKLSWLLEGLLERTPGTRHALVLSRDGLKLCRTSGLSVDQADQLAAIAAGIQSLSHGASVEFGDGTGGVRSAMAEFYGGILFIVEAGEGAHLALVADEDADAGLVGHNMTELVEQLGEHLVARPRG; this is translated from the coding sequence ATGACCGGCACGACCACCGACGACAAGCTCAGCTGGCTCCTGGAGGGCCTGCTGGAACGGACCCCGGGCACCCGGCACGCGCTGGTGCTCTCCCGGGACGGCCTCAAGCTCTGCCGCACCTCCGGGCTCTCCGTCGACCAGGCCGACCAGCTCGCCGCCATCGCCGCCGGCATCCAGAGCCTGTCGCACGGGGCGTCCGTGGAGTTCGGCGACGGCACCGGCGGGGTCCGCTCCGCGATGGCCGAGTTCTACGGCGGCATCCTCTTCATCGTCGAGGCCGGGGAGGGCGCCCACCTCGCGCTCGTCGCCGACGAGGACGCCGACGCCGGGCTCGTCGGGCACAACATGACGGAGCTGGTCGAACAGCTCGGCGAGCACCTCGTCGCGAGGCCGCGGGGATGA
- a CDS encoding ATP-binding SpoIIE family protein phosphatase: MSGGSDGRRLTGRVSPVRTSAVYRSAALRARRRRADGAIPLDAPDTEERLAWLNAATTRIGTTLDLESTARELAEFTVPGFADGAAVDILESVLHGEEGSRWTGSGVPPMRAVALSAVDTMSTLEAVPVGETYVRDQTRHETLLHRYCLRRGEPVLVARMREEDFARVAPTASGAEKMRALGVHSYLAVPLIARGLLLGSADFVRGPGSPPFSPTDLVLAEQLASRAAVFIDNARLYGREREHVVSLQRTLLPRATPVTPGLRVHGEYAPSAARHTVGGDWYDVMSLPGGRTALMAGDVMGQGLPAAATMGRLRAVARTLMTLDMAPERVLARLDLATRDLEDDQVATFLCAVYDPADSSCTLAGAGHLPPLLLDGRGGASFVGLPAGAPLGAGVIPYDPVTVTVPDDGALVLFTDGLVKARGADLEEQLARLRAAALGLPPSALEGGGLIAAAPAGPGRFDEAVLLTARSVRLGAETGLRVWPLSGDGRAASEARRLVTRQLAEWGLDDLADVCELVVSELVGNALRYGNGPGELRLLRGERLVVEVSDTGPDLPQIQHADLSDEGGRGLQLVNMLCRRWGSCRTSGGKVVWAEQHLPS; the protein is encoded by the coding sequence GTGAGCGGCGGCAGCGACGGACGACGCCTGACCGGCAGGGTCTCGCCCGTGCGCACCTCGGCGGTGTACCGGTCCGCGGCGCTGCGTGCCCGGCGCCGCCGCGCCGACGGGGCGATTCCGCTCGACGCCCCGGACACCGAGGAACGGCTCGCTTGGCTCAACGCCGCGACCACCCGTATCGGCACCACGCTGGACCTGGAGAGCACCGCCCGGGAGCTGGCCGAGTTCACCGTCCCCGGCTTCGCCGACGGCGCCGCGGTGGACATCCTGGAGAGCGTCCTGCACGGTGAGGAGGGCTCCCGCTGGACCGGCAGCGGCGTCCCGCCGATGCGGGCGGTCGCGCTCTCCGCCGTCGACACCATGAGCACCCTGGAGGCCGTGCCGGTCGGCGAGACCTATGTGCGCGACCAGACGCGGCACGAGACGCTGCTGCACCGGTACTGTCTGCGGCGCGGCGAGCCCGTCCTGGTGGCCAGGATGCGTGAGGAGGACTTCGCCCGCGTGGCCCCCACCGCGAGCGGGGCGGAGAAGATGCGCGCGCTGGGCGTGCACAGCTATCTGGCGGTGCCGCTGATCGCCCGCGGGCTGCTGCTCGGCAGCGCCGACTTCGTCCGCGGTCCGGGCAGTCCGCCCTTCTCCCCCACCGACCTGGTCCTCGCCGAGCAGCTGGCCTCGCGCGCGGCCGTCTTCATCGACAACGCCCGGCTGTACGGCCGGGAGCGCGAGCACGTCGTCTCGCTCCAGCGCACCCTGCTGCCCCGGGCGACGCCGGTCACCCCGGGACTGCGGGTGCACGGCGAGTACGCCCCCTCGGCGGCCCGCCACACGGTGGGCGGCGACTGGTACGACGTCATGTCGCTGCCCGGCGGCCGTACGGCGCTGATGGCGGGCGACGTCATGGGCCAGGGACTTCCCGCCGCCGCCACGATGGGCCGGCTCCGGGCCGTCGCCCGCACCCTGATGACCCTCGACATGGCGCCCGAGCGGGTCCTCGCCCGGCTGGACCTCGCCACCCGCGATCTGGAGGACGACCAGGTCGCCACCTTCCTCTGCGCGGTCTACGACCCCGCGGACTCCTCCTGCACGCTGGCCGGCGCGGGACACCTGCCGCCGCTGCTGCTCGACGGGCGCGGCGGGGCCTCGTTCGTCGGGCTGCCGGCCGGGGCGCCGCTGGGCGCCGGGGTGATCCCGTACGACCCGGTCACGGTCACCGTGCCGGACGACGGCGCGCTCGTGCTGTTCACGGACGGGCTGGTGAAGGCGCGGGGCGCCGACCTGGAGGAGCAGCTCGCACGGCTGCGGGCGGCCGCGCTCGGGCTGCCGCCGTCCGCGCTGGAGGGCGGCGGGCTGATCGCGGCGGCCCCGGCGGGGCCGGGCCGGTTCGACGAGGCGGTGCTGCTGACCGCGCGGTCCGTGCGGCTCGGCGCGGAGACCGGGCTGCGGGTGTGGCCGCTCTCCGGCGACGGCAGGGCCGCCTCCGAGGCCCGGCGGCTCGTCACCCGGCAGCTCGCCGAGTGGGGCCTGGACGACCTCGCCGACGTGTGCGAGCTGGTCGTCTCCGAGCTGGTCGGCAACGCCCTGCGGTACGGGAACGGGCCGGGCGAGCTGCGGCTGCTGCGCGGGGAGCGGCTGGTCGTCGAGGTGTCGGACACCGGCCCCGACCTGCCGCAGATCCAGCACGCCGACCTCAGCGACGAGGGGGGCCGCGGTCTCCAGCTCGTGAACATGCTGTGCCGCCGCTGGGGCTCCTGCCGCACCTCCGGCGGCAAGGTCGTCTGGGCCGAGCAGCACCTCCCCTCGTGA
- a CDS encoding adenosine kinase — translation MNSDYDVLVLGGSGVDTIVYVPELPLPYADSYMIRPGIEARAGQTGDFVALGTTALGLRTHHVDMIGDDAFGDLVRALHRDRGIGFTEVPQPGGTKRAVNLVGPDGRRLSLYDDSRSRESDRLPEDLVRKLAAASRHAHVSITPPCAHALPLLHEAGLTVSTDLHNWDGENPYHEPFAYGSDVVFVSATALPDPVATLRRVLERGRAEVAVATAGAEGSYLLTRDRRDPLHVPAVAPRGAVVDSNGAGDAYAAGFLFGRLTGEPPERCALYGAVAGAFACTVPATGSDAIGREALLAEVAALS, via the coding sequence ATGAACAGCGACTACGACGTCCTCGTCCTCGGAGGGTCAGGCGTCGACACGATCGTGTACGTCCCCGAGCTCCCGCTGCCGTACGCCGACAGCTACATGATCCGCCCCGGCATCGAGGCGCGCGCCGGCCAGACCGGGGACTTCGTGGCGCTCGGGACGACCGCGCTGGGGCTGCGCACCCACCACGTCGACATGATCGGAGACGACGCCTTCGGCGACTTGGTGCGCGCCCTCCACCGCGACCGCGGCATCGGGTTCACCGAGGTCCCGCAGCCCGGCGGCACCAAGCGGGCCGTCAACCTCGTGGGGCCGGACGGCCGTCGGCTCTCGCTCTACGACGACAGCCGCTCCCGGGAGTCGGACCGGCTGCCCGAGGACCTGGTGCGCAAGCTCGCCGCCGCCTCCCGGCACGCGCACGTCTCGATCACGCCCCCGTGCGCCCACGCCCTGCCGCTGCTCCACGAGGCGGGCCTCACCGTCTCGACGGACCTGCACAACTGGGACGGCGAGAACCCGTACCACGAGCCGTTCGCGTACGGCTCCGACGTCGTCTTCGTGTCGGCCACGGCCCTGCCGGACCCGGTGGCGACCCTGCGCCGGGTGCTGGAGCGCGGCCGGGCGGAGGTGGCGGTCGCCACCGCCGGCGCGGAGGGCTCCTACCTGCTCACCCGCGACCGCCGGGACCCGCTGCACGTCCCGGCGGTCGCGCCGCGCGGAGCGGTCGTGGACTCCAACGGCGCGGGCGACGCCTACGCGGCCGGTTTCCTCTTCGGCCGGCTGACCGGCGAGCCCCCGGAGCGCTGCGCCCTGTACGGGGCGGTGGCCGGCGCCTTCGCCTGTACGGTGCCCGCCACCGGCAGCGACGCCATCGGCCGGGAGGCGCTGCTCGCCGAGGTCGCCGCGCTCAGCTGA
- a CDS encoding nitric oxide synthase oxygenase: protein MGQGGNTLVFSLIRRRAAAPAGAACPYSAAAAAPAVVPPAAVPREPERVDRRQAEEFVRQFHDESPGAGDADARVRQVRAEIARTGTYEHTPEELAFGARVAWRNAARCIGRLYWSSLVVRDLRGVSSADGIAAACAEHLRAAENGGRIRPVLTVFAPDRPGRPAPRIVNDQLVRYAGHRTASGRWIGDPRTAAITALARELGWKREEEPFQVLPLMVRERPGARPEWYELPDGAVREVPLRHPEHAWFAGLGLRWYAVPAISDMVLEIGGVRYPAAPFNGWYMGTEIGARNLADADRYDLLPVVAEKLGLDRSSERTLWRDRALVELNVAVLHSFQEAGVTMADHHTESERFLKHIARERRHGRATPADWSWIVPPLSGAATPVFHRYYDPVDPSLRPAFVPRQG from the coding sequence ATGGGCCAGGGAGGAAACACCTTGGTCTTCAGTCTGATCCGTCGCCGCGCGGCCGCCCCCGCCGGCGCCGCATGCCCCTACTCGGCCGCCGCAGCGGCCCCCGCCGTCGTGCCGCCGGCGGCCGTTCCGCGCGAGCCGGAGCGGGTGGACCGGCGGCAGGCGGAGGAGTTCGTCCGGCAGTTCCACGACGAGTCCCCGGGCGCCGGGGACGCGGACGCCCGGGTCCGCCAGGTGCGGGCGGAGATCGCCCGTACCGGCACCTACGAGCACACGCCCGAGGAGCTGGCCTTCGGCGCCCGGGTGGCCTGGCGCAACGCGGCCCGCTGCATCGGACGGCTCTACTGGAGCAGCCTCGTCGTGCGGGACCTGCGCGGGGTGTCGTCCGCGGACGGGATCGCGGCCGCCTGCGCCGAGCACCTGCGGGCGGCGGAGAACGGCGGGCGGATCCGCCCGGTCCTCACCGTCTTCGCCCCGGACCGGCCCGGCCGCCCGGCCCCCCGGATCGTCAACGACCAGCTGGTCCGGTACGCGGGCCACCGCACCGCTTCCGGCCGCTGGATCGGCGATCCGCGCACGGCGGCGATCACGGCGCTCGCCCGTGAGCTGGGCTGGAAGCGGGAGGAGGAGCCCTTCCAGGTGCTGCCGCTGATGGTGCGGGAGCGGCCCGGCGCCCGCCCGGAGTGGTACGAACTGCCGGACGGCGCCGTGCGGGAGGTGCCGCTGCGCCATCCCGAGCACGCCTGGTTCGCCGGCCTCGGGCTGCGCTGGTACGCGGTGCCGGCCATCAGCGACATGGTCCTGGAGATCGGCGGGGTGCGGTATCCGGCGGCGCCGTTCAACGGCTGGTACATGGGCACCGAGATAGGCGCCCGGAACCTGGCCGACGCGGACCGCTACGACCTGCTGCCGGTGGTCGCGGAGAAGCTGGGCCTGGACCGCTCGTCGGAGCGGACGCTGTGGCGGGACCGGGCGCTGGTGGAGCTGAACGTGGCGGTGCTGCACTCCTTCCAGGAGGCGGGGGTGACGATGGCGGACCACCACACCGAGTCCGAGCGGTTCCTGAAGCACATCGCGCGGGAGCGGCGGCACGGCCGGGCGACCCCGGCCGACTGGAGCTGGATCGTCCCGCCGCTGTCGGGCGCGGCCACGCCGGTCTTCCACCGCTACTACGACCCGGTCGACCCGTCCCTGCGTCCGGCGTTCGTCCCCCGGCAGGGGTAG
- a CDS encoding ATP/GTP-binding protein codes for MDSAISEQRQTLSSTADNGLKIVVVGGFGVGKTTLVRSVSEIRPLNTEETMSQAGEGIDDTGGVAAKTATTVAFDFGRISLDARNVLYLFGAPGQERFWFLWDRLFSGTLGAVVLVDTRRIADSWYAVDRLEHHGTPFVVACNDFGGPAHTAAEIRDALDLPDEVPLVFCDARSRESSKQVLITLVEHLQQVVAAAGR; via the coding sequence TTGGACTCCGCAATCTCTGAGCAGCGCCAGACCCTGAGCAGCACCGCCGACAACGGACTGAAGATCGTCGTCGTCGGGGGCTTCGGGGTCGGCAAGACCACCCTGGTCCGCTCGGTCAGCGAGATCCGTCCGCTGAACACCGAGGAGACGATGTCGCAGGCCGGCGAGGGCATCGACGACACCGGCGGCGTGGCCGCCAAGACGGCCACCACGGTCGCCTTCGACTTCGGCCGCATCTCGCTCGACGCGCGCAACGTGCTGTACCTGTTCGGCGCGCCCGGCCAGGAGCGGTTCTGGTTCCTGTGGGACCGGCTGTTCTCCGGGACGCTCGGCGCGGTGGTCCTCGTCGACACCCGCCGGATCGCGGACTCCTGGTACGCGGTCGACCGGCTGGAGCACCACGGCACCCCGTTCGTGGTCGCCTGCAACGACTTCGGCGGGCCCGCGCACACGGCCGCCGAGATCCGCGACGCACTCGACCTTCCCGACGAGGTGCCGCTGGTCTTCTGCGACGCCCGGTCCCGGGAGTCCAGCAAGCAGGTCCTCATCACGCTCGTCGAGCACCTGCAGCAGGTGGTGGCCGCCGCCGGGCGATGA